In one window of Juglans regia cultivar Chandler chromosome 3, Walnut 2.0, whole genome shotgun sequence DNA:
- the LOC108994863 gene encoding nudix hydrolase 3-like — MAYLASHEPCQLGEEISGNQLFQRLAKQLQLPRLKNEKVDQKDQYCSIRSDFGSVVKSPCVNWTERRAAVLICLFEGEEGELRVILTKRSMKLSSYPGDVALPGGKFEKGDADDSATALREAMEEIGLEPNLVRVAATLEPFISQVRKGPRKETAGRGVVSCFVFHLCSHQTQVPYQPFLLKR, encoded by the exons ATGGCTTATCTCGCATCTCATGAGCCGTGCCAGCTTGGTGAAGAGATTTCTGGAAACCAACTATTCCAAAGACTTGCAAAGCAGCTTCAGTTACCAAgactaaaaaatgaaaaagtagatCAGAAGGATCAATATTGTAGTATTAGGTCGGATTTTGGATCAGTTGTCAAGTCTCCTTGTGTCAATTGGACGGAGAGAAGAGCGGCGGTTCTGATTTGTCTCTTTGAAGGCGAAGAAGGTGAATTACGAGTTATTCTCACCAAGAGATCCATGAAACTGTCCTCTTACCCAG GGGATGTAGCTTTGCCTGGtgggaaatttgagaaaggAGATGCAGATGACTCGGCTACTGCATTAAGAGAAGCCATGGAAGAGATAGGATTGGAACCTAATCTGGTTCGAGTTGCTGCCACTTTAGAGCCTTTTATTTCTCAG GTAAGAAAGGGACCAAGGAAAGAGACCGCCGGCCGGGGTGTGGTGTCATGTTTTGTGTTCCATTTATGCTCCCACCAGACTCAAGTCCCATATCAACCATTCTtattgaaaagataa